In one Fodinicola acaciae genomic region, the following are encoded:
- a CDS encoding sensor histidine kinase, producing MNRAGEVVSVVKVRRVVGDVVLALVLLPVSVGSSYGARFWQPDAARIDALATGLIVVGLVALAVRRTWPYVALGVTTLATTVYLTLGYPYSLMLFAVVVAVYTVARHRPFQHSLPACLAALVVLLVHVFFHPDVVQFYGALLGSAWVVLPYAVGISIRLWRESIERDRAEALRQHLDEQRLQVAQEVHDIVGHGLAAIKMQADVALHLMARKPEQAEQALEAISRTSSEALDELRSTLAVVRRVDGAAERAPAPTLARLPELWERMAEAGVTVDFVREGEARALPAVVDLTGYRIVQESLTNVLRHSGSGQATVTLTYGPDDLTLAVSNAVNGQSEAGSGLGIPGMRQRVVALGGEFSAGRTENGRFEVYARLPTGGHQ from the coding sequence ATGAACCGAGCTGGTGAGGTGGTGTCCGTGGTCAAGGTGCGCAGGGTTGTCGGCGATGTCGTGCTGGCCCTCGTACTGCTGCCGGTCAGCGTCGGATCCTCGTACGGTGCGCGTTTCTGGCAGCCAGACGCGGCGCGGATCGACGCGCTGGCCACCGGACTGATCGTCGTCGGCCTGGTCGCGCTGGCCGTGCGCCGCACCTGGCCGTACGTCGCGCTCGGCGTGACCACGCTGGCCACGACGGTCTATCTGACCTTGGGATATCCGTACAGCCTCATGCTGTTCGCGGTGGTGGTCGCGGTCTACACGGTCGCGCGGCACCGGCCGTTCCAGCATTCGCTGCCGGCGTGTCTGGCGGCGTTGGTCGTGCTGTTGGTGCACGTGTTCTTTCACCCGGACGTGGTGCAGTTCTACGGCGCCCTGCTCGGCTCGGCGTGGGTCGTGCTGCCGTACGCGGTGGGGATCTCGATCCGGCTGTGGCGCGAGTCGATCGAACGCGACCGCGCCGAAGCGCTTCGACAGCACCTGGACGAGCAGCGGTTGCAGGTCGCGCAGGAGGTGCACGACATCGTCGGTCATGGACTGGCCGCCATCAAGATGCAGGCCGATGTGGCATTACATTTGATGGCAAGGAAACCTGAGCAGGCCGAGCAGGCGTTGGAGGCGATCAGCCGGACCAGCAGCGAGGCTTTGGACGAGTTGCGATCGACGCTCGCCGTCGTACGACGCGTCGACGGCGCCGCCGAACGCGCGCCGGCGCCGACGCTGGCGCGATTGCCGGAACTGTGGGAAAGAATGGCCGAGGCCGGCGTGACCGTCGACTTCGTCCGCGAGGGGGAGGCGCGCGCGTTGCCGGCTGTCGTCGACCTGACCGGTTACCGTATCGTGCAGGAGTCGTTGACGAATGTGCTGCGGCACAGCGGATCTGGCCAGGCGACGGTGACCCTGACGTACGGCCCCGACGATCTCACGCTCGCCGTCAGCAACGCCGTCAACGGCCAGTCGGAGGCCGGCAGCGGCCTGGGGATCCCCGGGATGCGGCAGCGCGTCGTCGCGCTCGGCGGCGAGTTTTCCGCCGGCCGCACCGAAAATGGCCGTTTCGAGGTGTACGCTCGCCTGCCGACCGGAGGGCACCAGTGA
- a CDS encoding FadR/GntR family transcriptional regulator, producing the protein MTTRRTAGRGPSVTDEAINRIKGLIVAGELRPGDRMPAEAELASQLGLSRNSLREAVRGLALLRVLDVRQGDGTYVSSLEPQQLLEVMSFVVDLLHDGTSLELIEVRRMLEPEATALAAAAVTDEMLAELRDLMEQMGKAATSEELVSADASFHDRIAQATGNSVLVSVLRSLATRTLRARRWRGIVDDGAIAQTHAGHAAIYRALEARDPGLARAAALSHIGNTQAWLRNALKDVSP; encoded by the coding sequence GTGACAACACGCCGGACGGCCGGACGGGGACCGAGCGTCACCGACGAGGCGATCAACCGGATCAAGGGGCTGATCGTGGCCGGTGAGCTGCGCCCCGGCGACCGGATGCCGGCCGAGGCCGAGCTGGCCAGCCAGCTCGGCCTTTCCCGCAACTCCCTGCGCGAAGCCGTACGCGGCCTCGCGCTGCTGCGCGTGCTCGACGTGCGGCAGGGCGACGGCACGTACGTGAGCAGCCTGGAACCGCAGCAACTGCTGGAAGTCATGAGCTTCGTGGTCGATCTGCTGCACGACGGCACCAGCCTCGAGCTGATCGAGGTGCGCCGGATGTTGGAGCCGGAGGCCACCGCGCTGGCGGCCGCCGCGGTGACCGACGAGATGCTCGCCGAGCTGCGTGATCTCATGGAACAGATGGGAAAAGCCGCCACCTCCGAGGAACTTGTCAGTGCTGACGCCAGTTTCCACGACCGGATCGCGCAGGCGACCGGAAACTCCGTGCTGGTCTCGGTGTTGCGCAGCCTCGCGACGCGTACGCTGCGGGCCCGCCGGTGGCGTGGCATCGTCGACGACGGCGCCATCGCGCAGACACACGCCGGTCACGCGGCGATCTATCGCGCTCTGGAAGCGCGTGACCCGGGTCTGGCGCGCGCCGCGGCGCTCAGCCACATCGGCAACACGCAGGCCTGGTTGCGCAATGCGCTCAAGGACGTCAGTCCATGA
- a CDS encoding ATP-binding protein, translating into MKIAFVGKGGSGKTTLTSLFVRFLGAARLPVLAVDADINQHLAAALGLDDLPVPPIGHHLDTLKDYLRGDNPLIASAAAMVKTTPPGRGSRLLTVAEPNELWRMFGVRVAGATLLSTGEFTEEDLGVSCYHSKVGAAELLLNHLAEGPDEYVVVDMTAGADSFASGMFTRFDHTFLVAEPTRRGVSVYQQYRRYARDHDIPLSVVGNKIGGPADVAYLRREIGDDLVGWLEQSVVVRAQEQGETLSLDQLEPHNVRTLALLKETADASGQDWQRLTRQAVEFHLRNAAAWANDAMGFDLATQVDPGFEPGPAAYSRR; encoded by the coding sequence GTGAAAATCGCCTTCGTGGGCAAGGGTGGCAGCGGAAAGACCACCCTGACCTCACTTTTCGTCCGTTTCCTGGGCGCCGCGCGGCTGCCGGTGCTGGCCGTCGACGCCGACATCAACCAGCATCTCGCCGCCGCGCTCGGCCTCGACGACCTCCCGGTGCCGCCGATCGGCCACCATCTGGACACGCTCAAGGACTATCTGCGCGGTGACAATCCGCTGATCGCGTCGGCAGCCGCGATGGTGAAGACCACGCCGCCGGGACGCGGCTCACGGTTGCTGACGGTGGCCGAGCCAAACGAGCTGTGGCGGATGTTCGGCGTACGGGTCGCCGGCGCGACGCTGCTGTCGACCGGCGAGTTCACCGAGGAGGATCTCGGAGTTTCCTGTTATCACTCGAAAGTCGGTGCCGCCGAGCTGCTGCTCAACCACCTCGCCGAAGGACCCGACGAATACGTCGTCGTCGACATGACGGCCGGCGCGGACTCCTTCGCCTCCGGCATGTTCACCCGCTTCGACCACACCTTCCTGGTCGCTGAGCCGACCCGCCGCGGCGTGAGCGTTTACCAGCAATATCGCCGATACGCGCGTGACCACGACATCCCGCTGTCGGTGGTCGGCAACAAGATCGGTGGACCGGCGGACGTGGCATACCTGCGCCGCGAGATCGGTGACGACCTGGTCGGTTGGTTGGAGCAGTCGGTGGTCGTACGCGCCCAGGAGCAGGGCGAGACGCTGTCGCTGGACCAGCTGGAGCCGCACAACGTGCGGACTTTGGCGCTGCTGAAGGAAACCGCGGACGCGTCCGGCCAGGACTGGCAGCGGCTGACCCGGCAGGCGGTGGAATTCCACCTGCGCAACGCCGCAGCGTGGGCCAACGACGCGATGGGTTTCGACCTCGCCACGCAGGTCGATCCCGGTTTCGAGCCCGGTCCGGCGGCGTACTCGCGGAGGTGA
- a CDS encoding response regulator transcription factor, which produces MINVLLVDDQDLVRIGLRALVDSEDDMTCVGEASDGLAAVGAAKETRPDVVLMDIRMPGVDGLEATRRIGADPDLADTRVIVLTTFEVDEYVFEALRHGASGFLLKDTKPAELLRAIRLVAAGEALLSPSVTRKVVREFVTQSSRPVKPHPYLHTLTDREREVVGLVGEGLSNQEIAERLVVSPATARTHVSRAMTKLGARDRAQLVVFAYQSGLAS; this is translated from the coding sequence GTGATCAACGTACTGCTCGTCGACGATCAGGACCTCGTACGGATCGGCCTGCGCGCGCTGGTCGACAGCGAGGACGACATGACCTGCGTCGGCGAGGCCTCCGACGGCCTCGCCGCGGTCGGTGCCGCCAAGGAAACCCGCCCTGACGTGGTGCTCATGGACATCCGCATGCCCGGCGTCGACGGCCTCGAAGCGACCCGCCGGATCGGCGCCGACCCCGACCTGGCGGACACTCGCGTCATCGTCCTCACCACTTTCGAGGTGGACGAATACGTTTTCGAGGCGCTTCGTCATGGGGCCAGTGGGTTTCTCCTGAAGGACACCAAACCTGCTGAGCTGCTCCGCGCCATCCGGCTCGTCGCGGCCGGCGAGGCACTACTTTCTCCTTCTGTGACCCGGAAAGTCGTCCGCGAGTTCGTGACACAGTCGTCCCGCCCGGTGAAACCGCATCCGTACCTGCACACGCTCACCGACCGCGAGCGCGAGGTGGTGGGTCTGGTTGGCGAGGGCTTGAGCAACCAGGAGATCGCCGAGCGGTTGGTCGTAAGTCCGGCGACGGCGCGTACCCATGTCAGTCGGGCGATGACGAAGCTGGGGGCCCGGGATCGGGCCCAGTTGGTGGTGTTCGCGTATCAGTCGGGCTTGGCTAGCTAG
- a CDS encoding alpha-L-fucosidase: MTSPTPNPASALEWFQDDRFGLFLHWGLYALPARHEWVKSREKLTDAHYDRYFRHFDPDLFDPAGWARMAREAGMRYFVITTKHHEGFCLWDSELTDYKVTNTPYGRDLIAPMVEAFRAEGLRVGFYHSLIDWHHPDFPVDGLHPRRDDEEFKAANAGRDMAKYTDYLHGQVRELLTRFGQIDYLFFDFSYPGREWGGKGVADWRSEELLKLVRDLQPDILVNDRLEIPGDFVTPEQYQPSAPMQVDGQPVAWEACQTLNGSWGYDRDNLDWKPTDLLVRMLVDSVSKDGNLLLNVGPNGRGEFEPRAVERLRGIGEWARLHGRSVYGAGRSEFTPPADCRYTQRGDRLYVHVFGWPFKHLHLPGLAGRVDYAQFLHDASEVGMRVIEPAEQAQNTKLGGLPEHTLTLELPVQRPEVAVPVIELFLTSP, translated from the coding sequence GTGACCTCGCCGACACCCAATCCAGCGTCCGCTCTGGAGTGGTTCCAGGACGACCGGTTCGGCCTGTTCCTGCACTGGGGACTGTACGCGCTGCCGGCTCGGCACGAGTGGGTGAAAAGCCGGGAGAAACTGACCGACGCGCATTACGACCGGTATTTCCGGCACTTCGACCCCGACCTGTTCGATCCGGCCGGCTGGGCCAGGATGGCGCGCGAGGCCGGCATGCGGTATTTCGTCATCACCACCAAGCACCACGAGGGTTTCTGCCTGTGGGACAGCGAGCTCACCGACTACAAGGTGACCAACACGCCGTACGGCCGGGACCTGATCGCACCGATGGTGGAGGCGTTTCGCGCGGAGGGGCTGCGGGTTGGCTTCTATCACTCGCTGATCGACTGGCACCATCCGGATTTTCCGGTCGACGGCCTGCATCCGCGGCGTGACGACGAGGAGTTCAAGGCCGCGAACGCCGGTCGCGACATGGCGAAATACACCGACTATCTGCACGGCCAGGTGCGCGAGCTGCTGACCCGCTTCGGCCAGATCGACTATCTGTTCTTCGACTTTTCCTACCCCGGCCGCGAATGGGGTGGCAAGGGCGTGGCCGACTGGCGGTCCGAGGAACTGCTCAAGCTGGTACGCGACCTGCAGCCGGACATCCTGGTCAACGACCGGCTGGAGATCCCCGGCGATTTCGTGACCCCGGAGCAATATCAGCCGTCCGCGCCGATGCAGGTCGACGGCCAGCCGGTCGCCTGGGAGGCCTGCCAGACGCTCAACGGCAGCTGGGGATACGACCGGGACAACCTGGACTGGAAGCCGACCGACCTGCTCGTACGCATGCTGGTCGACAGCGTGTCCAAGGACGGCAACCTGCTGCTCAACGTCGGCCCCAACGGCCGCGGCGAGTTCGAGCCGCGCGCGGTCGAGCGGCTGCGCGGCATCGGAGAATGGGCGCGGCTGCACGGCCGTTCGGTGTACGGTGCGGGTCGCAGCGAGTTCACGCCGCCGGCCGACTGCCGTTACACGCAGCGCGGCGACCGGCTCTACGTGCACGTTTTCGGCTGGCCGTTCAAACATCTGCATTTGCCTGGCCTGGCCGGCCGGGTCGACTACGCTCAGTTCCTGCACGATGCTTCGGAGGTGGGAATGCGGGTCATCGAGCCGGCCGAGCAGGCGCAGAACACCAAGCTCGGCGGTCTGCCGGAACACACGCTGACCCTCGAGCTGCCGGTGCAACGGCCGGAGGTCGCGGTGCCGGTCATCGAGCTTTTCCTGACCTCGCCGTGA
- a CDS encoding DUF4239 domain-containing protein encodes MVVILTGVGVILLAAAVSVGGFLLISRYVPERWLVADADAAGALYASIGMVYAILIAIAAIAVWEPHSDADAATSREAADLVEIRQLSQQLPAADRPAIQKLVTAYTASVVSEEWPDLRDNRSGNPHSDALFQQLRDAVGKVNPVSNQEQSAYGLVLGRVSDAADARRTRISAADEGMPPLLWPVLIVTSMVTVGFLYLFGLDRTFPNGIMMATVGGMIALVLFVIYQIEYPFSRGLAIDVEAFHTALQQFGGP; translated from the coding sequence ATGGTCGTGATCCTCACTGGCGTCGGCGTGATCCTGCTCGCCGCGGCCGTGTCCGTCGGCGGTTTTCTGTTGATCTCCAGGTACGTCCCGGAGCGGTGGCTGGTCGCCGACGCGGACGCCGCCGGCGCGCTCTATGCCAGCATCGGCATGGTCTACGCGATTCTCATCGCGATCGCGGCGATCGCGGTCTGGGAACCGCACAGCGACGCGGACGCCGCCACCAGCCGGGAGGCCGCCGACCTGGTGGAGATCCGGCAGCTGAGCCAGCAGCTGCCGGCCGCCGACCGGCCGGCGATCCAGAAGCTGGTCACCGCGTACACCGCCTCGGTCGTCTCGGAGGAATGGCCGGATCTGCGCGACAATCGCTCCGGCAATCCGCACTCGGACGCGCTCTTCCAGCAGCTTCGGGACGCCGTCGGCAAGGTCAACCCGGTCTCCAACCAGGAACAGAGCGCGTACGGCCTGGTGCTCGGCCGGGTCTCGGACGCCGCGGACGCGCGGCGTACCAGGATCAGCGCGGCGGACGAGGGAATGCCGCCGTTGCTCTGGCCGGTGCTGATCGTCACGAGCATGGTGACGGTCGGCTTCCTCTATCTCTTCGGACTGGACCGGACTTTCCCGAACGGCATCATGATGGCCACCGTCGGTGGCATGATCGCCCTGGTTCTCTTCGTGATCTACCAGATCGAGTACCCGTTCAGTCGTGGTCTCGCCATCGATGTCGAGGCGTTTCACACAGCCCTCCAGCAGTTCGGCGGCCCCTGA
- a CDS encoding DUF2203 domain-containing protein, translating into MGLFTIAEAREELRNLLPVLDEVVALRADAAEIAASLRPDGERTELGTLPELKAAQARLDDLLTQIQRTGAELKGFAPLLVDFPADLDGVPVLLCWLEGDRELAWFHRVDLGFAGRRRLPENRTAQ; encoded by the coding sequence ATGGGACTGTTCACCATCGCCGAAGCGCGCGAGGAGCTGCGAAACCTCCTGCCGGTGCTGGACGAGGTCGTCGCCCTGCGCGCCGATGCCGCGGAGATCGCCGCGTCGCTGCGACCTGACGGCGAGCGTACGGAGTTGGGCACGCTGCCGGAGCTGAAGGCGGCGCAAGCTCGGCTTGACGACCTGCTGACGCAGATCCAGCGGACCGGCGCCGAGCTCAAGGGCTTCGCGCCACTGCTGGTCGATTTCCCGGCCGACCTGGACGGCGTGCCGGTGTTGCTGTGCTGGTTGGAAGGCGACCGCGAGCTGGCCTGGTTTCACCGGGTCGACCTCGGCTTCGCCGGCCGGCGCCGGCTGCCGGAAAACCGTACCGCACAATAA
- a CDS encoding helix-turn-helix domain-containing protein, with the protein MISDLDVPLGKRIELARRRRGLSRAVLAGLVGRSAEWIRQVERDERAVDRLSILLRLAEVLKISDVAGFLGSAMPQAPRRSAPQVQVNELRELLYQPKLTREPAPADDDDGQLDHLRRDLAETWTGWQDSPNRYTITLRRLPALLRAIDEIADAGECADQLIAGTYRLVSAVLRRIGDQPLALLAIERAVEAARRTGDPLAEITCAGGFATTLLSLGFPDRARQLALSLLDELQTRVPAESATEISVYGAMQLTAAEATAADDDQVAAERLLDQARQTAARLADDRNDYRTGFGPTDVEIHAVRIALTFGRSRHALRIAETVDTGRIHARERRARHYITVAQAHSRESNTFGAIFSLLKAEEACPEEIRFSAEARDVVQDLLARDNALVRTDLWALAERSGLA; encoded by the coding sequence ATGATCTCCGATCTCGATGTCCCGTTAGGCAAGCGCATCGAGTTGGCTCGGCGGCGGCGCGGGCTGTCCAGAGCGGTCCTGGCCGGACTGGTCGGCCGCAGCGCCGAGTGGATCCGCCAGGTCGAACGTGACGAGCGGGCGGTGGACCGGCTCTCCATCCTGCTCCGGCTGGCCGAGGTGCTGAAAATCTCTGACGTCGCGGGGTTTCTCGGCAGCGCGATGCCGCAGGCGCCGCGGCGCAGCGCGCCTCAGGTGCAGGTCAACGAGCTCAGAGAGCTGCTCTATCAACCAAAACTCACCCGCGAGCCGGCGCCGGCCGACGACGACGACGGGCAGCTTGACCACCTGCGCCGCGACCTCGCCGAGACCTGGACCGGTTGGCAGGACTCGCCAAACCGCTACACCATCACGTTGCGGCGGCTGCCGGCACTGCTGCGCGCCATCGACGAGATCGCCGACGCCGGCGAGTGTGCCGACCAGCTGATCGCCGGCACGTACCGGCTGGTGTCGGCCGTGCTGCGCCGGATCGGTGACCAACCGTTGGCGTTGCTGGCCATCGAACGGGCCGTCGAGGCGGCGCGGCGCACCGGCGATCCACTGGCCGAGATCACCTGCGCCGGCGGCTTCGCCACCACCCTGCTCAGCCTCGGTTTTCCCGACCGCGCAAGGCAACTGGCGTTGTCACTGCTGGACGAGCTGCAGACGCGGGTGCCGGCCGAGTCGGCCACGGAGATCTCGGTGTACGGCGCGATGCAGCTGACCGCCGCGGAGGCCACCGCCGCCGACGACGACCAGGTCGCCGCGGAGCGGTTGCTCGACCAGGCCAGGCAGACCGCGGCCCGGCTGGCCGACGACCGCAACGACTACCGGACCGGTTTTGGCCCCACCGACGTCGAAATCCACGCCGTACGGATCGCGCTCACCTTCGGCCGGTCGCGGCATGCCTTACGGATAGCCGAAACCGTCGACACCGGGCGGATTCACGCGCGCGAGCGGCGAGCCAGGCACTACATCACCGTCGCGCAGGCGCACAGCCGCGAGAGCAACACCTTCGGCGCGATTTTCAGCCTGTTGAAGGCCGAGGAGGCGTGTCCGGAGGAGATCCGGTTCAGCGCTGAGGCACGGGACGTGGTGCAGGACCTGCTGGCCCGCGACAACGCGTTGGTGCGTACGGATTTGTGGGCCCTGGCCGAGCGTTCCGGCCTGGCCTGA
- a CDS encoding aminoglycoside phosphotransferase family protein, translated as MHADEFDIDAALVEKLVAEQFPQWAGKTIARVASSGTDNAIFRLGDDLSVRMPRIPGAAKQIELEDRWLPRLAPHLPVAVSAPLAKGVPTAGYPWPWAIHPWLDGENPVVGQIGDPRQLAMELAAFVKALREIDTTGGPVADRGLPLASRDAYTRDAIARSEGLIDTAAVTKAWDAALAAPRWDRPPVWIHADLSPGNILVRDGHLTAVIDFAALGVGEPACDLINAWNLLPASVRADFRAAVDVADATWARARGWALSIAIIQLPYYKDTNPALAANSRHVLNEILAES; from the coding sequence ATGCACGCCGACGAGTTCGACATCGACGCCGCGCTGGTCGAGAAGCTGGTGGCCGAGCAGTTTCCGCAGTGGGCCGGCAAAACAATCGCTCGAGTGGCATCGTCAGGCACGGACAACGCGATTTTCCGGCTCGGCGACGATCTGTCCGTACGGATGCCGCGGATTCCTGGCGCCGCCAAGCAGATCGAGCTGGAGGACCGCTGGCTGCCGAGGCTCGCGCCGCACCTGCCGGTGGCGGTCTCGGCGCCGCTCGCGAAAGGTGTGCCGACCGCCGGCTATCCATGGCCGTGGGCCATACATCCGTGGCTGGACGGGGAAAATCCGGTCGTCGGCCAGATCGGCGATCCGCGCCAGCTGGCGATGGAGCTCGCCGCCTTTGTGAAGGCACTGCGTGAAATCGACACGACCGGCGGTCCGGTGGCCGACCGCGGCCTACCGTTGGCCAGTCGCGACGCGTACACGCGAGATGCGATCGCGCGCAGCGAAGGCCTGATCGACACCGCGGCGGTCACGAAAGCATGGGACGCGGCGTTGGCCGCACCGCGATGGGACCGGCCACCGGTGTGGATCCACGCTGACCTCTCGCCCGGCAACATCCTGGTCAGGGACGGCCATCTCACGGCGGTCATCGACTTCGCCGCGCTCGGCGTCGGCGAGCCGGCCTGTGACCTGATCAACGCGTGGAATCTGCTGCCAGCCTCCGTACGCGCCGATTTTCGCGCGGCCGTCGACGTTGCCGACGCGACCTGGGCTCGCGCTCGCGGGTGGGCCCTGTCGATCGCGATCATCCAGCTGCCTTACTACAAGGACACCAATCCGGCGCTGGCCGCCAACTCCCGCCATGTCCTCAACGAAATCCTCGCGGAGTCCTGA
- the ptsP gene encoding phosphoenolpyruvate--protein phosphotransferase, translating to MIGIVVVAHSRPLAEAAVAFAREMPDASRVPMVVAAGLDDATYGTDAGAIAEAIQRVDGPAGVLLLMDLGSAVMSAELALELVDDEVRQRVRLCPAPLVEGLVVAAAAAAAGQSLDAVAAQAIDALAAKMPTETTEGDRGSAQAVFDVRNEHGLHLRPASKLVALVLDFRADVRIRDLTTGAGPVSAASLSRVTGIGAGQGHRLEVSASGPDAADAVAAVAALAERDFDDVADQPSSGSVSGGVLAASPGVAVGPLWTPVRPTPRASSRPAGDPAAEWRLLTDAVAAVRAETMRRRDQVEREVGPGQADIFGAHLLLLEDMELLAEARRQLDAGRTAEVAWDAAVQLMSEEFGALSDEYQRARAADVRAVGDQVLRQLIGEPGVFPSQTGILAADELSPEEVSGLDPDVVTGIVLASGSPTAHSAILARAKGIPMVVGAGSAILGVEAGTMVAMDGGSGELVIDPRAETLASFVWRAGKHDSERAEAAARADEPARTADGVGVEVAANVGAVADAALAESAGADAIGLVRTEFLFLGRTKPPTIDEQEATYRGIAETFGGRRITLRTLDIGADKPLSYLPSVPEANPFLGLRGIRLALAQPKLLRDQITAIRRVAADHVVDLMFPMVSTVDELQAAVAVVGDDRPAGLRIGVMVEVPSAALNAAALAPLVDFFSIGTNDLTQYALAAERGNPAVAALADPFDPAVLRLVDLVVRAAGDRMSVSVCGEMAADESAVPLLIGLGIRELSVAPVAVATIKQAVRATDAKDAKLRARRALSLPHARAVRELF from the coding sequence GTGATCGGCATCGTTGTGGTGGCACACAGCCGACCGCTCGCCGAGGCCGCGGTCGCCTTCGCGCGCGAGATGCCGGATGCGAGTCGGGTCCCGATGGTGGTCGCCGCCGGTCTCGACGATGCGACCTATGGCACGGATGCCGGTGCGATCGCGGAGGCGATCCAGCGGGTCGACGGTCCGGCCGGCGTCCTGCTGTTGATGGATCTCGGCAGCGCGGTCATGTCCGCCGAGCTCGCGCTGGAGTTGGTGGACGACGAGGTGCGGCAGCGGGTCAGGCTTTGTCCGGCGCCATTGGTGGAAGGTCTGGTGGTGGCTGCCGCGGCCGCCGCTGCCGGGCAGTCGCTGGACGCGGTCGCCGCGCAGGCGATCGACGCGTTGGCGGCGAAAATGCCCACCGAGACAACGGAGGGCGACCGCGGTTCCGCGCAGGCCGTGTTCGACGTACGCAACGAGCATGGCCTGCATCTGCGACCTGCCTCGAAACTCGTCGCGCTGGTGCTGGATTTTCGCGCGGACGTACGCATCCGCGATCTGACCACCGGTGCCGGACCGGTGTCGGCCGCGAGTTTGAGCCGGGTCACCGGAATCGGCGCCGGTCAGGGACATCGGCTGGAGGTCAGCGCCAGCGGTCCGGACGCGGCGGATGCGGTGGCCGCGGTCGCCGCACTGGCCGAGCGCGACTTCGACGATGTCGCCGACCAGCCGTCGAGCGGCTCGGTGTCCGGCGGAGTGCTCGCCGCCTCACCGGGAGTCGCCGTCGGTCCACTGTGGACACCTGTGCGGCCGACTCCGCGTGCCTCCAGCCGGCCGGCCGGGGATCCGGCCGCGGAGTGGCGGCTGCTCACCGACGCGGTCGCGGCCGTACGCGCCGAGACGATGCGCCGGCGCGATCAGGTCGAGCGCGAGGTCGGCCCCGGCCAGGCCGACATTTTCGGCGCGCATCTGCTCCTCCTGGAAGACATGGAGCTGCTGGCCGAGGCTCGGCGACAGCTCGACGCCGGCCGCACGGCCGAGGTCGCGTGGGATGCCGCCGTCCAGCTGATGAGCGAGGAGTTTGGTGCGCTCTCAGACGAATATCAGCGCGCACGAGCCGCGGACGTGCGGGCGGTGGGGGATCAGGTCCTGCGCCAGCTGATCGGCGAGCCGGGCGTTTTTCCTTCGCAGACTGGCATTTTGGCCGCCGACGAGCTGAGCCCGGAAGAGGTGAGTGGGCTCGATCCGGATGTCGTGACGGGGATCGTACTCGCCAGCGGCAGTCCGACCGCGCACAGCGCCATTTTGGCACGTGCGAAGGGGATCCCCATGGTGGTCGGTGCGGGATCGGCGATCCTCGGTGTCGAGGCCGGCACGATGGTCGCGATGGACGGCGGCAGCGGTGAGCTGGTCATCGACCCGCGCGCCGAAACGCTCGCGAGTTTCGTGTGGAGAGCCGGAAAGCATGACTCTGAGCGGGCCGAAGCCGCGGCTCGAGCCGACGAGCCGGCGCGTACGGCCGACGGCGTCGGCGTCGAGGTGGCCGCCAATGTCGGAGCCGTTGCCGATGCCGCTCTGGCCGAATCGGCCGGAGCCGACGCGATCGGCCTGGTGCGCACCGAGTTCCTCTTTCTGGGACGGACGAAACCGCCGACCATCGACGAGCAGGAGGCGACCTATCGCGGCATCGCCGAGACGTTCGGAGGACGCCGGATCACCCTGCGTACGCTGGATATCGGCGCTGACAAGCCGTTGTCGTATCTGCCGTCGGTGCCAGAAGCGAACCCGTTTCTCGGCCTGCGTGGCATCCGGTTGGCGCTCGCACAGCCAAAACTGCTGCGCGACCAGATCACCGCGATCCGCAGGGTCGCCGCCGACCACGTCGTCGACCTGATGTTTCCGATGGTGTCCACAGTGGACGAGCTGCAGGCGGCGGTGGCGGTCGTCGGTGACGACCGGCCGGCCGGACTGCGGATCGGCGTGATGGTCGAGGTGCCGTCCGCCGCTTTGAACGCCGCCGCGCTCGCGCCGCTCGTCGACTTCTTCAGCATCGGCACCAATGACCTGACTCAGTACGCTTTGGCCGCGGAGCGCGGAAATCCGGCCGTCGCGGCACTGGCCGACCCGTTCGACCCCGCCGTGCTGCGGCTGGTCGATCTGGTCGTACGCGCTGCCGGCGATCGGATGTCGGTGTCGGTCTGCGGCGAAATGGCCGCCGACGAGTCGGCCGTGCCATTGCTGATCGGTCTGGGCATACGCGAGCTCAGTGTCGCACCCGTTGCCGTCGCGACCATCAAGCAGGCCGTACGCGCGACCGATGCGAAGGACGCGAAACTCCGTGCTCGGCGCGCGTTGAGCCTGCCGCACGCGCGAGCCGTACGCGAGCTGTTCTGA